In a genomic window of Thermodesulfovibrionales bacterium:
- a CDS encoding ABC transporter ATP-binding protein: MAVKTKVLSVMELRKEYGDVLAVDSLSFDVGNNEIVGLLGPNGAGKTTTINMILGVLRPNSGTILIEGVDIDMKRSQALENTNFAAVYAPLPGNLTVYENLRVFGLLYGIRDLRERIDLLIEQFGLDRFRNVKAGMLSSGEQTRLSLAKAMLNHPHLLLLDEPTASLDPAAAWEIRAKILDFVAGGTGGVLWTSHNMYEVEEVCDRVLFLSHGKILLEGNPKTLAREHGKKSLEELFIAVAREPLALGIG, from the coding sequence ATGGCCGTGAAGACGAAGGTCCTTTCCGTCATGGAGCTGCGCAAGGAATACGGCGACGTTCTTGCCGTAGATTCGCTTTCTTTTGATGTCGGGAACAATGAGATAGTCGGGCTTCTGGGTCCTAACGGAGCGGGCAAGACCACGACGATCAATATGATTCTCGGTGTTCTCCGGCCGAACTCCGGGACTATCCTCATCGAAGGCGTGGACATCGATATGAAGAGGTCTCAGGCCCTTGAAAATACCAACTTCGCAGCGGTCTATGCGCCGTTACCCGGCAACCTGACGGTATATGAGAACCTGCGTGTCTTCGGCCTGCTTTACGGCATCAGGGACCTGAGGGAACGGATTGATCTCCTCATCGAGCAGTTCGGGCTCGATCGATTTCGCAACGTGAAAGCAGGTATGCTCTCTTCAGGAGAACAGACGCGCCTGTCCCTTGCCAAGGCCATGCTGAACCATCCGCACCTCCTTCTCCTTGATGAACCAACGGCATCGCTCGACCCCGCTGCAGCCTGGGAAATCCGGGCGAAGATCCTCGACTTTGTGGCCGGGGGCACCGGCGGCGTGCTCTGGACTTCTCATAACATGTACGAAGTTGAAGAGGTCTGCGACCGCGTACTCTTCCTCTCCCACGGGAAGATCTTGCTTGAAGGAAACCCCAAGACTCTGGCCCGTGAGCACGGCAAGAAATCCCTCGAGGAACTCTTCATCGCCGTGGCTCGCGAACCCCTTGCCCTGGGGATCGGGTGA
- a CDS encoding ABC transporter permease produces the protein MSIIRYNRITAIMLRQFYLIRGTLSRVLSLFVWVAVDIVLWGFITKYLNTIASPGFNFVPLLLGAVLLWDFLVRVMQGVTIAFFEDVWSRNFLNIFATPLSISEYLMGLVLSSVATSIVGLVMMLVLATALFGLSFFAYGLALVPFLLVLFLFGIALGIFGIAVVLRLGPASEWFIWPIPALISPFVGVFYPLSTLPGWMRYLSHLLPPSYVFEGMRTTVSGGTVSASGLLWGAFLAVSYILVACWFFARMYDHAVKTGLIARYSAETVS, from the coding sequence GTGAGCATCATTCGATACAATCGCATCACAGCGATCATGCTCCGACAGTTTTATCTTATTCGGGGAACCCTTTCTCGAGTACTGTCGTTGTTCGTATGGGTCGCCGTAGACATCGTGCTGTGGGGCTTTATTACCAAATATCTTAATACCATCGCCTCACCCGGATTTAACTTTGTTCCGCTGCTCCTCGGCGCCGTCCTCCTCTGGGACTTCCTGGTCCGTGTCATGCAGGGAGTGACCATCGCCTTCTTCGAGGACGTATGGTCCCGCAATTTCCTGAATATCTTCGCCACTCCCCTCTCAATATCGGAATACCTCATGGGTCTCGTGCTCTCGAGTGTCGCGACGAGTATCGTTGGTCTCGTTATGATGCTTGTCCTGGCGACCGCCCTCTTCGGCCTGTCGTTCTTCGCCTACGGCCTCGCGCTCGTACCTTTCCTCCTTGTGCTCTTTCTCTTCGGCATCGCCCTCGGAATCTTCGGCATTGCCGTTGTGCTTCGGCTCGGACCTGCCTCGGAGTGGTTTATCTGGCCCATCCCTGCCCTCATCTCGCCCTTCGTGGGGGTCTTTTACCCCCTCTCGACACTCCCGGGATGGATGCGGTATCTCTCGCATCTGTTGCCGCCATCCTATGTATTCGAGGGAATGCGGACGACCGTCTCTGGCGGAACGGTTTCAGCGTCCGGCCTTCTCTGGGGAGCGTTTCTCGCCGTCTCTTACATACTGGTTGCGTGCTGGTTTTTTGCGCGTATGTACGACCATGCCGTGAAGACAGGGCTCATTGCCCGATACAGCGCCGAAACGGTGAGTTGA
- a CDS encoding sensor domain-containing diguanylate cyclase, translating to MKERVVIYERQREARAFLTSFFDGRRDFRPEFAESISSLRKILAERVDPARLCIISSEEIGKVNLPPTGPPIIVIIPQNAPGAIKSAMKSGADAYLLGPFHGEDLEFKMRDILKRRKSVEDLKKKAKDLQTIIELTYLVSSTFNPQEILYLIVKKISEVIPVTRCSIVRIEGDKRYAHVASTFEDPALKNIKLDLTKYPEIRKALSSREPVVVKDVNTDPLMERVKDVLSPLGIRSIVVIPIIFHEEIIGTLFLRTSRRSSSFSETEISLCNAIANVSANALYNAFLFEKIEDEKSRLEKLAITDFLTGVFNIRYFYHRLTEEFSRSERYGLSLSCLMVDIDHFKNINDTHGHRIGDLVLREFAQLLRKYTRKSDVLARYGGEEFIILLTQTSHDGAVAKAEALRSSVEKYRFHSLKGKRGPTVSIGVVSYPTPLIKTKDDLITFADDALYEAKTSGRNRVIVYKP from the coding sequence TCTCTTCGCTGAGGAAGATTCTGGCAGAGCGTGTAGACCCTGCCCGGCTCTGTATCATCTCTTCAGAAGAGATCGGGAAGGTAAACCTTCCTCCCACGGGGCCGCCGATCATCGTGATAATACCGCAGAATGCCCCAGGGGCCATCAAGTCCGCTATGAAGAGTGGCGCCGATGCTTACCTCCTCGGTCCCTTTCATGGAGAAGACCTCGAATTCAAGATGAGGGACATTCTCAAGAGAAGGAAGAGCGTTGAAGACCTAAAAAAGAAGGCGAAGGACCTCCAGACGATCATCGAGCTCACCTATCTCGTCTCTTCAACCTTTAATCCTCAGGAGATACTCTATCTTATTGTCAAGAAGATCTCCGAGGTCATTCCGGTAACGAGATGCTCCATTGTCCGTATCGAGGGAGACAAACGTTACGCCCATGTCGCCTCGACCTTCGAAGACCCCGCACTGAAGAATATCAAGCTTGACCTGACCAAATATCCTGAGATCAGAAAGGCCCTTTCCTCCCGAGAACCGGTAGTGGTCAAGGATGTAAACACCGACCCCCTCATGGAACGGGTAAAGGACGTGCTCTCTCCTCTCGGGATCCGCTCCATTGTGGTCATCCCTATCATTTTTCACGAAGAGATTATCGGAACACTCTTCCTCAGGACATCCCGAAGGTCTTCGTCCTTTTCAGAAACTGAAATCAGTCTCTGCAATGCCATTGCCAACGTATCGGCAAACGCCCTTTACAATGCCTTTCTCTTTGAGAAGATTGAGGACGAGAAGTCGCGCCTCGAAAAGCTCGCCATTACGGATTTTCTGACGGGCGTCTTCAATATCAGATATTTCTATCATCGCCTCACGGAGGAATTCAGCCGATCAGAGCGGTACGGTCTCTCGCTGAGCTGCCTCATGGTCGATATCGACCACTTCAAGAACATCAATGATACGCACGGCCACAGGATCGGCGACCTCGTTCTTAGAGAATTCGCTCAGCTCCTGAGAAAATACACGAGGAAGAGCGATGTCCTTGCACGGTATGGCGGCGAGGAATTTATCATTCTCCTCACGCAGACCTCTCATGACGGCGCGGTTGCAAAGGCAGAGGCCCTGCGGTCCTCTGTTGAGAAGTACCGGTTTCACAGCCTGAAAGGAAAGCGCGGCCCGACTGTGAGCATCGGCGTTGTATCCTATCCGACACCGCTCATCAAGACAAAGGATGACCTCATAACATTCGCAGACGATGCCCTCTATGAGGCAAAGACGAGCGGGAGGAACCGGGTAATCGTCTATAAACCGTGA
- a CDS encoding class I SAM-dependent methyltransferase, with amino-acid sequence MSEFRESAWADRWFAENYLDRADVYIVERRKLIWFVSSFFAHFFHGREGIRLLDLGCGDGLLTEELFGVNDALSATLVDGNEGMLQKAKKRLHRFQGVAFIQATFQEILGGSGEFGTYDIAVSSMAIHHLEKAEKASLFGWIASHLNPDGYFVNVDMVLPPSEELEGWYFALWKDWLTHMMNRYAITDERPDDLIRRYKDPSSMNMPDTLESQLKALEGAGFLDVDCYFKNGVFAVYGGKR; translated from the coding sequence ATGAGTGAATTCAGGGAGTCGGCATGGGCAGACAGGTGGTTTGCAGAAAACTACCTTGACAGGGCAGACGTCTATATCGTAGAACGAAGAAAACTGATCTGGTTTGTCTCCTCCTTCTTCGCGCATTTCTTTCACGGCAGGGAAGGGATCAGACTTCTCGATTTGGGGTGTGGTGATGGCCTCCTCACCGAAGAATTATTTGGAGTCAACGACGCCCTCTCTGCAACCCTCGTCGACGGGAACGAAGGGATGCTTCAAAAGGCAAAGAAACGGCTTCATCGTTTTCAGGGCGTGGCGTTTATACAGGCGACCTTCCAGGAGATACTGGGCGGTTCAGGAGAATTCGGCACCTATGATATCGCCGTCTCTTCCATGGCCATTCATCATCTCGAAAAGGCCGAAAAGGCCTCCTTGTTCGGCTGGATTGCGTCGCATCTGAACCCTGACGGATACTTTGTCAATGTTGATATGGTGCTTCCCCCGTCAGAAGAACTCGAAGGATGGTACTTTGCCCTATGGAAAGACTGGCTGACCCATATGATGAATCGCTACGCTATTACCGACGAAAGGCCCGACGATTTGATAAGGCGTTACAAAGACCCCTCAAGCATGAACATGCCTGATACCCTGGAAAGTCAGTTGAAGGCGCTGGAAGGCGCCGGGTTCCTCGATGTCGATTGTTATTTCAAGAACGGCGTCTTTGCCGTCTACGGAGGGAAACGATAG
- a CDS encoding sulfite exporter TauE/SafE family protein, producing MKSGISMSFLIGLLAGIFGGLVGVGGGVVMIPLMVGTMKTGQLRAHGTSLVVLVFTGLAGSVTYALKGSVDIVASALLATTAIFTARTGARYAHALPEWKLKRSFGGFLIIVSFLLLSKPYLIQHHGPLFGWVKVSVLFMTGALTGFLSGMMGVGGGTIMVPAMVLLLGMDQHTAQGSSLLAMVPAGAAGAYTHSRLGNVDVNLLAGLIPGVLAGTFLGGSLAHALDEETLRVIFAAVLIWTGMRYLRTKRRKDEG from the coding sequence ATGAAGAGCGGCATATCCATGAGCTTTCTGATCGGGCTTCTCGCAGGGATATTCGGAGGGCTTGTCGGCGTCGGCGGCGGCGTCGTGATGATCCCTCTCATGGTAGGAACCATGAAGACGGGTCAGCTCCGGGCGCATGGGACAAGCCTCGTCGTCCTCGTCTTTACAGGCCTGGCAGGATCTGTCACCTATGCCCTGAAGGGATCGGTCGATATCGTGGCCTCCGCTCTTCTTGCGACAACGGCAATCTTTACGGCCCGGACAGGAGCCCGTTATGCTCACGCACTTCCCGAATGGAAGCTGAAACGGTCTTTTGGGGGCTTCTTGATCATCGTTTCCTTCCTTTTGCTCTCGAAGCCCTACCTCATCCAGCACCATGGTCCCCTTTTCGGTTGGGTGAAGGTTTCAGTTCTCTTTATGACAGGGGCGCTGACGGGGTTCCTCTCCGGCATGATGGGAGTTGGCGGGGGAACGATCATGGTCCCTGCAATGGTCCTGCTTCTCGGCATGGATCAGCATACTGCGCAGGGGAGTTCCCTCCTTGCGATGGTCCCTGCAGGTGCAGCAGGGGCCTATACCCACAGCCGTTTGGGGAATGTTGACGTGAACCTGCTCGCGGGTCTCATCCCCGGCGTCCTTGCAGGGACCTTCCTCGGAGGAAGTCTGGCCCACGCTCTCGATGAAGAGACCTTGAGAGTCATCTTTGCAGCCGTGCTTATCTGGACAGGAATGCGGTATCTCAGAACAAAGAGGAGGAAGGATGAGGGATGA
- a CDS encoding CBS domain-containing protein → MEVIISHINADFDSLASMVAAAKLYPGALLAFPGSQEKKVRDFLAAFHPVSICRIKDIPFPRVTRLIIVDTKSAERIGPFSELLLGSVRPDIHIYDHHPFEKHDIRGSRNLIEDVGATATIFTEILSTKKIPLTPMEATILCLGIYEETGSLLFPSTTERDLLAVAYLLKKGASLKIVSNYIRSELSREELDLLNELIRSSRDLEISGIKIKIGKASREDYVGDAAPLAHRIMDMEDIDGLILLLNMQGKILLVGRSRVPEFDVGEVMRSFGGGGHAGAASATVKEASMEVVEEEVLRILRTSVRQSKDAGDVMTSPVITIAWNDTIKGAASVMTRYGVNVLPVVKEGIYKGIISRESIEKAIFHGFGKSKIIDFATTDALTVGPDTPIRDVERLMVEQNQRFMPVVEEGVIVGAITRTDILRTLYEDMLKRSRVRTIPPEEKPSMGRNLSSWIKEKFPAAVSDMLKLAGEVADGLGYAAYLVGGSVRDLLRGEENLDIDIVIEGDGILFAREFGLQLGAKVREHERFGTAQVFSPVLKVDVATARTEYYESPAALPKVETSSIKKDLYRRDFTINTLAIKLNPKDFGLLIDFFGGQRDLREKTIRVLHNLSFIEDPTRAFRAVRFAERFGFKLSKHTEGLIKSALRMNLFDRLSGSRLYEELLLTFNETEPVRAIKRLSGYDLLRVLHENLTLDTNLESRLQSVHDTLSWFNLLFLEEKPDRGALYLIALLSDLSDGDRETAFARLSTPLRIREKIGKGIHGAKAILRQLPLLDPAKIYKALHNQGIETVLFAMAAAADDKVKKEISLYLLQLRKIRPYLKGDDLRTMGLTPGPFYSEVLDTLLEERLRGRLKTREDEEAFVRERYLPFQPS, encoded by the coding sequence ATGGAAGTAATTATTTCGCACATAAATGCTGATTTCGATTCCCTGGCATCCATGGTTGCCGCAGCGAAGCTCTATCCCGGCGCCCTTCTCGCCTTTCCTGGGTCTCAGGAGAAGAAGGTGAGAGACTTCCTTGCCGCCTTCCACCCTGTCAGTATTTGCCGTATAAAGGATATCCCCTTTCCCCGGGTAACAAGGCTGATCATTGTTGACACCAAGTCAGCTGAGAGGATCGGCCCCTTCTCCGAGTTGCTCCTCGGGTCTGTCAGGCCGGATATCCATATCTATGACCATCACCCGTTCGAAAAACACGATATCCGGGGTTCCCGCAACCTCATTGAAGACGTGGGGGCAACGGCCACGATATTCACCGAAATCCTCAGTACAAAAAAGATCCCCCTGACCCCGATGGAGGCAACGATCCTCTGTCTCGGTATTTATGAAGAGACGGGGTCCCTGCTCTTTCCGTCGACGACGGAACGAGACCTTCTTGCCGTTGCCTATCTTCTGAAAAAGGGCGCCAGCCTCAAGATCGTCTCGAATTATATCAGGTCGGAACTGAGCAGAGAGGAACTTGACCTTCTCAATGAGCTCATCAGGTCATCAAGGGACCTGGAGATCAGCGGCATAAAGATCAAGATCGGCAAGGCATCGAGGGAGGATTATGTCGGAGACGCGGCCCCCCTTGCGCACAGGATCATGGACATGGAAGACATCGACGGCCTCATTCTGCTCCTCAATATGCAGGGGAAGATCCTCCTGGTCGGAAGGAGCAGAGTCCCTGAATTTGACGTTGGAGAGGTGATGAGGTCCTTTGGCGGCGGTGGACATGCGGGCGCCGCATCAGCAACGGTGAAGGAGGCTTCCATGGAGGTCGTGGAAGAAGAGGTCTTGAGAATCCTCAGGACCTCGGTACGACAGTCAAAGGATGCAGGGGACGTTATGACCTCGCCGGTAATCACGATCGCATGGAACGACACCATCAAAGGAGCCGCCTCCGTAATGACGAGATACGGCGTCAATGTGCTCCCGGTTGTGAAAGAGGGGATATATAAGGGCATTATCTCCAGGGAGAGCATCGAAAAAGCGATCTTCCACGGCTTCGGGAAGAGCAAAATCATTGATTTCGCGACGACCGATGCCCTGACAGTCGGTCCCGACACCCCCATCCGTGACGTGGAACGGCTCATGGTAGAGCAGAACCAGCGATTCATGCCCGTTGTCGAAGAGGGCGTAATCGTCGGGGCGATAACAAGGACAGACATCCTGCGGACGCTCTACGAGGACATGCTGAAACGGAGCAGGGTAAGGACGATTCCGCCCGAGGAAAAGCCCTCCATGGGGAGGAATCTCTCGAGCTGGATCAAGGAAAAGTTTCCTGCAGCCGTGTCTGATATGCTCAAACTCGCCGGTGAAGTCGCAGACGGCCTCGGATACGCCGCATACCTTGTTGGAGGGTCTGTGCGGGACCTCCTGCGCGGAGAGGAGAACCTGGACATCGATATCGTCATCGAGGGGGACGGCATCCTCTTCGCCAGGGAGTTCGGGCTGCAACTCGGCGCGAAGGTGAGGGAACACGAACGATTCGGAACGGCCCAGGTCTTTTCTCCCGTCCTGAAGGTCGATGTTGCGACGGCAAGAACCGAATACTATGAATCTCCTGCTGCCCTGCCGAAGGTCGAGACATCTTCCATAAAGAAGGACCTCTACCGGAGGGACTTCACGATCAATACCCTGGCAATAAAGCTGAACCCAAAGGACTTCGGCCTCCTCATCGATTTTTTTGGCGGCCAGAGGGATCTCAGGGAAAAGACGATACGGGTCCTCCACAACCTGAGCTTTATTGAAGACCCCACAAGGGCGTTCCGTGCTGTCCGGTTTGCTGAGCGCTTCGGGTTCAAACTGAGCAAGCATACGGAGGGCCTCATAAAATCGGCATTGCGCATGAATCTCTTCGACAGGCTTTCCGGCTCCCGGCTCTATGAGGAGCTCCTTCTCACCTTCAATGAAACTGAGCCGGTGCGGGCAATCAAGAGGCTTTCGGGATATGATCTTCTCAGGGTGCTCCATGAGAACCTGACTCTTGACACGAACCTGGAGTCCCGCCTTCAGTCAGTGCACGATACCCTTTCGTGGTTCAACCTCCTCTTCCTTGAAGAGAAGCCTGACAGAGGCGCCCTCTATCTGATAGCACTGCTCTCTGATCTCAGCGACGGCGACAGGGAGACGGCTTTTGCAAGGCTCTCGACCCCTTTACGGATCAGGGAGAAGATAGGGAAGGGAATTCATGGCGCCAAGGCAATATTGCGGCAGCTTCCCCTTCTCGATCCTGCAAAGATATACAAGGCACTCCACAACCAAGGAATCGAGACCGTGCTCTTTGCGATGGCTGCTGCAGCCGATGACAAGGTGAAGAAGGAGATATCGCTCTACCTCCTCCAGTTAAGAAAGATCAGACCCTATCTGAAGGGAGACGATCTCAGAACCATGGGCCTCACACCGGGCCCCTTTTACTCAGAGGTTCTCGATACCCTCCTGGAGGAGAGATTGAGGGGTAGACTGAAGACCAGAGAGGACGAGGAGGCATTCGTCCGGGAGCGATACCTTCCTTTTCAGCCTTCGTAA